The Metabacillus schmidteae nucleotide sequence TACAATTTTTCTTCAACATAAATCCTCTTTGGAAGGAGTATAAGCGTCTAGGCTGTTGATTATCCCTAAAAAAGAATAATATGGTATTAGGATTAAGTAATTTAAAATATGGAGAGGGTGATTTTATGAAATCAACGGATAAATTCACAGACAAAGCTGAGGTGTATGCAAAATACCGTCCTAATTACCCCGATGAATATATTGAATATTTAATCACTAAAGCTAAATTAAATGAGGAGTGTATGATTGCTGATATTGGCTCGGGAACTGGAATATTAAGCAGGCAATTCATTGAAAGGGGATTTACTGTAATCGGTGTGGAACCAAATGATGATATGAGAACCGTAGCGGAACAATCGTTGAAGCGGTTTTCCCGTTTTATCTCGATTAAGGCAACGGCAGAAAACACTACAATAAATAATAATAGTTTAGATTTAGTTACGGTTGCACAGGCATTTCATTGGTTTAACAAAAAGAAGTTCAGATTAGAATGCCAACGGATTTTAAAACAGGATGGGAAAGTGGCCCTTGTATGGAATAGCAGGGATGGTTCGAGCGATTTAAACAAGGAAAGTGCTGAAGTTTGCCAAAAGTACTGTCCAAATTTTAAAGGTTTTAGTGGTGGAATAGAGGAAACTCCAGATGTATATCAGCAGTTTTTCAAAGATGGAAAGTATGATTATAAAAACTTTCGAAATGACTTGCAAATTGATTTTAATGGATTTTTGGGTAGGTACTTATCCGCTTCCTATTCACCAAAAAAGATCGACAAGGAATATACCCCCTTCATTGCTGCATTATCGAATTTATTTGAGAAATACAGTGAAAATGGAAAAATAGTTATCCAAAATAATACAAGAAGCTATTTAGGAAAAGTGTAATAAAACAATAAATATTATCTCTGAGTGTGAAAGGGATGATAATAACTCACATAGCAAATGGGTTGTCCTTTATTCAGACAACCCATTTTGCATTTATTTATTCAGTTCAATCGTTTCATTAATATCAGCCGATCTAGAACTTTGACCTGTCATGCGCTTATAGAAAAAAGCGATTTTCTTCGTGAAATTGCCTGTTTCCCAATATTCGGCTGCTACCGCTTTTACCTTAATCAAGACAACGTTAGGATCATCATAAGAAGCTTGCATAATTTTCTCATATGTTTGGCTCCACAATTCCTTTTTCTTCTCTAAATCCTCAACGATTTCCGCTCTTCCACGGACCGAGACATAGGACTTACCTGCATAAGCCACATTAACATCATGATCATGTAAAATTTCTTCATACTTATTAGTCTCTTTTTTAGTGAAAAACCATAAATCACCATCAAACTCTACTTCTTGTGTTTTCATAGGCCGAGAAATAAGCCCTTCTTCAGTTACCGTAGTCAGCATGGCCGTGTCTACGTCTTTGATTAACTCTCTTAATGTTTCTATTTCTTCTTGTTTCATCATGTTAGACATTTCCATCACCTCATTATATTTTATAGAGGTATACTACCCTTTACACCAACTTTTAATCGCGGATTACTAAACTAAATCAACAAAATGATGCTTTACAACAGGAAATAAAAAGGGGGAGTGAGAATGCTTAAGGATTAAATGTACTAGTATTATTGGAAATAATGAAGCTTTTCTTACTCCAATTTTGTAATATGAGGAGATATTTAATAGTAAGTCAACTAACAAATCTTAATGAGCGATCTTCTGCAAACGAAGTGCTTTCTTGAATAATCCCAATAAAATGTAAGTAAATAAAAAAACTGATAATAAAATTAATCGTTATTCTTTGGAATACGACTATTATCAGCTTTTCTAACTAGTGCAATATATGTTCGAGAAAAAATAAAAGTCAAAGTCAGTGATATAAAGCTTAAATAAATATTCCAACCCTTTTTAAATTTAATTAGGCTTGTGCGTGTCTCAAAATAATATTCGACTAAGCTCATTGGGACACTAAACAAAAATGACTTTGCTATTATTCCAAAAATATTCGATGTCTTAGTAGCTTGGTTATAGTAAACACATACTACTGGGAAAAGTAAATAGTCAAAAATAAAGCTAATGTCAAACCATTTAAATAAATTTATAGGGTAAACAATTTTACCTTTAGTAACTGCTAACTTATCAAGAATGGAAGCGATATAACCTTTAAATAGAAAAACTAACATCCAGTCTTTTGTGGGAGGTTTCCTCATTAGATTTAATAACATCATTATTCCAAAGACCAATAATAGTCTTAGAGTGTTTTTTTCAAATTGTTGTTTCATGGTTTACCTCGAATCAATTTAAAGAAATAGTATTGATAAAAATGGTATTACAAAAAGGGTTAATTGATATCTTATTGTAGAATTTATTCTGGATCTAAAGTGTGAAACAACTAACATTTGAGTGATGGTTATTCTGATTTACCTGTTTTATTTGAGTTTATTATTAATTCTTTAACTTTTGTGTGATGATAAATAGTTAATGTTATTCCGATTATACTTAAGATTGTTGATAAAACTGTACTATACATAAGTCCTTTAGTTACATTTTTGTTAAGCATGAGCAACATTCCTTTACTGGTAATAGTCGTTTTTATTATCAAGTACATACAGATAATTTATTCAAAATTTTATTTCGTAAACCGCGTAAATTGAGAAGAATGAACTTTAACTATCGAATTAGCAGTGATGGTCAAATAGGAAATTGTATGACACTAAAAATAATTAAGGGTGGAGGAATCATGAAAAATAAAATTCACATTTTACCTGGTGGTAGCAAATATGAACAATCGAAAGCATTTTTAGAGTGGGCTTCTTTATATGATAGTGTTGTAATGGAAGTTAGAAGTAAAGCTTTACATGAGGATTGGATAGCAGCTTTATCTTGTCCAATATTAAAAATTGAAGGAGATCATTCAGTTAATGAAAGAGTAGATATTGTTTTAGACTACTTAAATTCTAATTGAACTAAAAGGAGAGTCTGCTGAACAAATGATCGTTTATATTTTATGATCTTCGACAAAATAGAGCTTTTCTGTAACAGTGAGGAGTGCTTATTTATTGTATTATTTGAACTTTTCTTTGTTTTTAATTGCATATACCCTTTGGACAACATCTTTGACAAACAGAAAGATACTTGTCCAGTTCTTGGCTTACTTCGAGTGCTTCTCGACTATTTAATCCATATTGTTGTCCCGTGTTTATTAATTCTTTTCTTAGGAATTCGATGTATTGACCAAGTGCAGTAGTTGTTTCTATGTTAAATGAACCATTATTAATTATCTTAATATCCATTTTAGCCTCCAATAATGTTGACATTAACTATTTAATTATAATCTTTTTTAAGTACCCATTAAAGATTGTAAAATGGGTTTTTTTGAAAAATAATCAAAATATAGGGGAAATGTAGTTTCAAACAAGTCATAAGCTAATTTAAAAGGAGCTGTTATATACGAGTGGGATTTGAAAATAAATATCGTTTAAGAGACTTGAAAATTCCTGAGCAACGCGAAATTATGTTAAAAAAGATTCAGCAGGACCTAATTAATGATGAAAATATTTTATCTTTTTTTATTGTGGGTCTATAGAAAATGAAAATTAAGAGTTATTCATGATGGTACAAACCCATTTATGGAAGAAGCAAAAGTAGTTAAAGAATATGAAAAGAAATTCAATAAAAATATATTAGTACCGAGTAAATTTCCGTTCGAAATCACTGGCTGCCATGGATCGATTAATGACAAAGAATTATCAATATATTATAGAATTGAGAGTATAAATGGTTTTCTTAAAATAACTGTTTCTCCAATTAGTGTCGATTTAGATAAATGTAAAGGTAAAACCGATAAGTTCTATACTTTGGATGATGGAACAAGAGCTATATACAGAGGAGAATTTGATTTAGGATATGAGATGAGGTTTCAGAAAGATGGATTGCAATACACAGTAGCAATCGGTAATAAGAAGAGTCTAAGTAAGAAATTCAAAGCCGGGGATTTAATCAAAATTGTTGAATCTATGCAGTATTAAGGATGACTTATAAAGCGGTATATGTAATTTTATAAATGCTTTTCGTATGAGTATTATTTATAGATTCAATTATACTTAAAAGTGGAAAGACTGAATCTCACAATAATTCAAATAAAACACACATTAAGTCCTTTTTATGATTTTTATGCCCCCTAGAGAATATATATGAAAAAATACTTTTTATATGGGGGATTATA carries:
- a CDS encoding class I SAM-dependent methyltransferase — translated: MKSTDKFTDKAEVYAKYRPNYPDEYIEYLITKAKLNEECMIADIGSGTGILSRQFIERGFTVIGVEPNDDMRTVAEQSLKRFSRFISIKATAENTTINNNSLDLVTVAQAFHWFNKKKFRLECQRILKQDGKVALVWNSRDGSSDLNKESAEVCQKYCPNFKGFSGGIEETPDVYQQFFKDGKYDYKNFRNDLQIDFNGFLGRYLSASYSPKKIDKEYTPFIAALSNLFEKYSENGKIVIQNNTRSYLGKV
- a CDS encoding pyridoxamine 5'-phosphate oxidase family protein is translated as MSNMMKQEEIETLRELIKDVDTAMLTTVTEEGLISRPMKTQEVEFDGDLWFFTKKETNKYEEILHDHDVNVAYAGKSYVSVRGRAEIVEDLEKKKELWSQTYEKIMQASYDDPNVVLIKVKAVAAEYWETGNFTKKIAFFYKRMTGQSSRSADINETIELNK
- a CDS encoding CBO0543 family protein, translating into MKQQFEKNTLRLLLVFGIMMLLNLMRKPPTKDWMLVFLFKGYIASILDKLAVTKGKIVYPINLFKWFDISFIFDYLLFPVVCVYYNQATKTSNIFGIIAKSFLFSVPMSLVEYYFETRTSLIKFKKGWNIYLSFISLTLTFIFSRTYIALVRKADNSRIPKNND
- a CDS encoding aspartyl-phosphate phosphatase Spo0E family protein, coding for MDIKIINNGSFNIETTTALGQYIEFLRKELINTGQQYGLNSREALEVSQELDKYLSVCQRCCPKGICN